In Plasmodium gaboni strain SY75 chromosome 8, whole genome shotgun sequence, the sequence ATTCTTATGTACAAAGTTATTTCTTGGtatacaatttttttttttttgttccTTATCATTAAGATATAATCTTTTATCATATGGTGTGTATAgctttttttcttttatataataattagaaaataaatttttatcattattcataataaaattgtaaatatattttagCTGTAAAATAAGTACTACTTCACAAGGgttatttaaatatatattttgtatgACAATAGGGatatgtaattttttcaataatttttttaaagaataaaataaattattctCTATATCTGATTGgattatatttataagttcattttttaatatataaccgtatttataaaatatgaaaaatattttgatacAGTCAGAAAAATCTTTAACAATATGGGGTATATCCCCATCACTACTACAATACAAATGgttatcattattattattattattattattattattattattattatcattattattattgttatgatttatttttattttatttttattttggTTGTGCTCTtctttatctttatataatatatacgATGCAAAATCTTTTAATACCTCCTTttgaaaattatttaataggttctcttttatattatcataatcatctttcttatcatttatttcgttattctttttatacCTATATTCTCCTTCTGTCATTTGAAAAGTATACTTTTGTGTgtcattatttttttttatataaaaaggatCATTTATTGTTCTTTCATTTAGTCTTAAAGAAAACATTTTAAGGGAATTATCATACCAACGTAATAAAGTAGtagatattttttttaaggTTTGAAATTCAAACATATcaaatatttgtattaaaaataaattaacCTTTGTCTTTTTCATATCATAAATATCCAGTGAAGATACCATGCTATAACAATGAGggttatttttataaacaaTTCCTAACGCTTTCTCTAAATTATGTAAGgcacattttttttttattgccttagaaaatatattaagaaCTGCAATATGAGGCCTATagatttttattatttttaaaagcACTACAccattttttataagttcatatatattatattcattcaCAGTTATATCACATATTGACATGCTATTAATCCAACTTATAATAACTGAGaaggaatatataattaaatttcTCGTTTTATATAACCTTTCCTTGTTTTTATGGTGACATGTATATTTAGTAAGTTCATTATATGaattacatttattttgaaCACTAGTCATTTTAAGAGAGTATAAAACggataaagaaaatataaacaaatgaatataaataaataaataaataaatatatatatatatattacattcACAGGAGTAATATAAAGTAGGGACAAATTATATTCCTCtctacatatattttaatataatattctctaatattatttaaatattattttcatttaaaattttttttacccATATACAACTTAAATTCGGGttaacataaatatatgcaTACCATTGATGGTatttatgtaaaaaaataaaaaaaaaaagacactaaaaaaacaaaaaaaaaaaagaaaaaataaagataaaaatatatatatatatatattcacatatttacatatatttttatgatgTGCGACATATcaaaaatgatataaagatatgtaatgttttattttttttatctttcAGCAAATgagaaataaataaaaatataaataaaaattattaaaagcGTCAAATATACAccataaaaaaaaaaaaaaaatacatatatatatatatatatataatattacacgtaaaaaaataaaatatatgtgaatgctaaaataataaatcatggaaaaataaattgtCTTCATTCATTGcttctttcttttttatgGAAATTTTTTCGAGCTTTTTCTTAACCTGACAAAAtgggaaaaaaaaaaataaggaaaaaaaattagcCATACgtatatacatatatatatatatatattttatttttatttttatttttatttttttctccGCTTTATTGTTACATAGTATGATTTTTCTCGTTTTGATTGAGAACTGTCCTCCGAATTATACGACGAAGATAAATCCGATTCACTGGTTAAGTCCgattttttcatttttttcttttttgtcacttttttcttttttttcttttttttcttttttttttctttttcttttttcttcaaatatttattaattttcCTATAATGTAATTTATACGCACAATCCATACAAGCTCGTACCTTTACATTTGTCTacaaatgaataaataaatataaataaatataaatatatatatatacatacatattGAATGCACACaaatttacaaatatacattaatataaacgtttccatatttatataacaaattacttctttttttattcctTGTTCAATATACTGAAATAAAAACTCGTAAGTGTTTAAATCTGTATTGTTACATTTTTTAGATGAACAAATTACATGTCCTTTCccttttattatttcttcttctGTTCTCCACCTTAACCCTATctataataaaaaaataaataaaataaaacaaaaaaaatttatatcttATACATATACAATTAGATATTCcacatttatataacacAAAATTGTAcgaagaaaaaaaaactacATTTACCTTCGTctctttatattttgacAAGTCACATATcacatatttattacatatgCTCTTGTAGTAATTTTGAAGGAGAGAATTCTTTTCATTGTCctataaaataaataaatataaatatatacatatatatatatatatatatatataatatatatgtaccattttattttttcttttgttaTTTAATTATCATACCACATCGTGTatgaaattatatttttgccttaaaatatcataatcacttaaatatttctcacttttattttccttttttttttcttcttctaATGAACGGAGAGACATCATAAGTTTATGCCTCTCAAAAGGGTTCATTTCATCAAACACCTttctaaaaatataaaatatatatatatatatatatatatatatacctcTTTAAAACTATtagttttatatatcagtacacatttatttttaaatataacattCTATATATcgattatatataaatattcatattttttacttcGGAATTTTATAGCCACTTAAATCAACATAACTCATTTTTGTTTATCAACctatattcttttttttaagacatatatattcttaaCAATTACTATACAGATAACCCattaaaaaacaaaaacaataatatatatatatataataattttatatattaattttttttttttcagaaaaattaaaaaatcttaatataaaaaataagatttaatatcattttaattttattattatttttttttttttcttaattaaaataataaaatctacaatagataaaaatatataacttCATATTCTTTACAAATTCaaagttatatatatatatatataaatttttttgtcGCTAACATTCATAAgatatatcatatattttatttttttttaaataaataaaaaaattaaaaaaaaatcaaacCATTGGAATTTTACAtcaaattaaataataaatttaaaaattaataaaaaaaaaaaaaaaaaaaaaaaataataataatatatcaatatatataatatatattatatatattcatatgtacattattatttgctaaaaaaaaatataagttTTAATACATCATTCTTTTTATAGACTCATAGAAATCCTCAACATCCAATTCATTTTCATTCcctaaaaaataataagaacataaaatatatgatgaaGTGATGacaattattttattattttttttttttttttttttttttataaaaaaaataccTTTGAGGGCATTTCTTAAACGATATGTCAAAGCATAAGTACAAAGgttgtatatatataaaggagataatttatattgaacttttataatatgttcATCAACAAATTGTTTAAATTTATgtgaatataaaaaatcGGTAGattctatattattactttttaaacatttataaaataatttataaatatcttGTTCTTTCCAGTATTGGAAATGTGTAGtttgataaatatatttgaaacgataatttcttaataaattatcatcaatattatttatatcatttgtAGTTGCTATAATTAAAAGTAAGCAAGGATTTCTTTTCCATTTCTTTTCATAATGAattttatctatattttcataaaaacataattttaatcttgtattaaaattttcaataaatgtataatcttctttataacatatagtttctatattatcaaataaaatgatacatggttgtaatttttttatacagTATTCAAAAATCTCGTTTAGAAATTTTTCTGATTCTCccataattttattaaatatatttgaacaattaataataacagAATTACAATTACATTCTTCAACAATTTTTTTAGCAATAAAACTTTTACCTGACCCACTCTTACcatgtaataatataccAACAGTATCGAGTTGATTAAAATTACAGATATTATCCCCCATTGAACTAGCTGcatatattttgttattgTCATGTATATTATCAATTCCATTCGcctttatattatcaccTTCAATATCACacatatgtattttttttaatcctatatttttactttcTTGCATATTAAATTTACTCACGATCTGGTTCTTCAAATTACTTATCAGTTTTTCCTCTCCAATAACCTCGTTAAATCCATAATTTTCAAATATACCATTTTTTGAAAAcatttcatattttttctttttatacATTTCAATCTCATgcatatgtatatatatatgagaATCCTGTTGAAGATTTAAAgttttagaaaaaaattgattttttcctttacgtgctttttcaaatatatcttttatataacaacTATTCTTTGTGATAATTTCTTGTGATGTAtctgttttttttttttttaaatgatcTATAATTCTTTCTCTATATTCATCTTCgaataattttattatattatctatattaaaattatttgttattttaGCTAGCTctttaatttcattttcaCAATAgtataatttatattttttaaataaatgGATTAATAGTTCATACCTATTAGTAGTATGAAGAAAATTTGGAAAcacaaaaacaaaataattattcatatatctattaaataaagaacttatattatcacttgaattattatatatttttatattacttatattattattattgcTATCATTGTTACTGTTCGCAGATATtgatgatgaagaagatattataaacatatgagcatttaaattcatatttttccacataaatatatattttaaaagtaaaaatattatacaattctttttatgtgtagggaaattatttatatattctatattttttattaagaGAAAGGATATTCCTCCATTGAATAAGTCAAGTCCTAAGTTCATATTCATTTgtttattcatataaaaattttcatCGTCATCATTCTTACTTTTATGATTTACATATACtttgttttttataaatacttttttttttattttttctttttcttttattttttcgttttcttttattttttctttttctttttctttttcttttattttttgtttttcttttattttttctttttcttttatttttaccTTTTTCATGTTTTGTTCTCCTTGTGACTTATTAAATATTCCAGTTAACcatttatacatttttcttttccATACATATTGTTTAATCATTGCTTGACGAGTAAAATgtatcaaaatatattcaagATTAAAATTTAAAGGGTCATAAGatgttataatatttatatctgTAATAagtttttcttttaatattaattcataataatatggataCAAAACTTTttgtacatataatttttttttataattatcattatatttttgatcatctgaaataatttgttttttaaattgatttgttttaaaatttataagTTCATAACTACTATCACTTTGTAAACTATCATCAATAgacataatattatcatgTTTCATATTTGCAATATctacattattataatttct encodes:
- a CDS encoding putative AAA family ATPase, which translates into the protein MSKKPNDKVIENFCVYDHSNKSFSYLKVKKREIKKEKYENEYEKLVNRKCMYNYEWIKNLSYKECIDYIIQNSFKNLKKKIYVKKYGKIYVDKYKKNISSLCSTKQNEECCFINNKKFLKEAKNIKNAVHCINKNKGKYKPQLFVDKICKIKNRYEDIIYKHEDMIREEKFNDHDGYEKKKVITYDDNNNMNNMMNMIKMKDIFEEAYSHPFDILFRKKYYEKICRLWLKNFVKKNGKVHKKLAKKLIKCLIIKNFIIFDVELWNIFLKKNIMNHFNTNLYFLTGKIGNMKTVFLNDLFLTFPFFYKNDHMFMIDISDYENYTIVCDYRYLMDPMYLNTNKNYNIKKKKNLSSFKMCNTLDDIKNKEKYSKLINLQIYNDLFENNKHLYEERNYNNVDIANMKHDNIMSIDDSLQSDSSYELINFKTNQFKKQIISDDQKYNDNYKKKLYVQKVLYPYYYELILKEKLITDINIITSYDPLNFNLEYILIHFTRQAMIKQYVWKRKMYKWLTGIFNKSQGEQNMKKVKIKEKEKIKEKQKIKEKEKEKEKIKENEKIKEKEKIKKKVFIKNKVYVNHKSKNDDDENFYMNKQMNMNLGLDLFNGGISFLLIKNIEYINNFPTHKKNCIIFLLLKYIFMWKNMNLNAHMFIISSSSSISANSNNDSNNNNISNIKIYNNSSDNISSLFNRYMNNYFVFVFPNFLHTTNRYELLIHLFKKYKLYYCENEIKELAKITNNFNIDNIIKLFEDEYRERIIDHLKKKKTDTSQEIITKNSCYIKDIFEKARKGKNQFFSKTLNLQQDSHIYIHMHEIEMYKKKKYEMFSKNGIFENYGFNEVIGEEKLISNLKNQIVSKFNMQESKNIGLKKIHMCDIEGDNIKANGIDNIHDNNKIYAASSMGDNICNFNQLDTVGILLHGKSGSGKSFIAKKIVEECNCNSVIINCSNIFNKIMGESEKFLNEIFEYCIKKLQPCIILFDNIETICYKEDYTFIENFNTRLKLCFYENIDKIHYEKKWKRNPCLLLIIATTNDINNIDDNLLRNYRFKYIYQTTHFQYWKEQDIYKLFYKCLKSNNIESTDFLYSHKFKQFVDEHIIKVQYKLSPLYIYNLCTYALTYRLRNALKGNENELDVEDFYESIKRMMY
- a CDS encoding hypothetical protein (conserved Plasmodium protein, unknown function) encodes the protein MTSVQNKCNSYNELTKYTCHHKNKERLYKTRNLIIYSFSVIISWINSMSICDITVNEYNIYELIKNGVVLLKIIKIYRPHIAVLNIFSKAIKKKCALHNLEKALGIVYKNNPHCYSMVSSLDIYDMKKTKVNLFLIQIFDMFEFQTLKKISTTLLRWYDNSLKMFSLRLNERTINDPFYIKKNNDTQKYTFQMTEGEYRYKKNNEINDKKDDYDNIKENLLNNFQKEVLKDFASYILYKDKEEHNQNKNKIKINHNNNNNDNNNNNNNNNNNNNDNHLYCSSDGDIPHIVKDFSDCIKIFFIFYKYGYILKNELINIIQSDIENNLFYSLKKLLKKLHIPIVIQNIYLNNPCEVVLILQLKYIYNFIMNNDKNLFSNYYIKEKKLYTPYDKRLYLNDKEQKKKNCIPRNNFVHKNKLSPNDNLEKERTEEIRKMFYDKIRKYMKI